The proteins below come from a single Zea mays cultivar B73 chromosome 8, Zm-B73-REFERENCE-NAM-5.0, whole genome shotgun sequence genomic window:
- the LOC100191935 gene encoding VIP1 protein: MENGEDTFASPTAAAADFSTNGGDGTPKLHDAADEIESLRAAKRDLEEKLDAVRHENQFLSSESRRLEVLVSQAREEVAAAEQGAATNESEAATLRSEVERLQDLLAAEKASHEEEMRRGARLGDQLQTAYQEKAALEEEIETLKGSATAEGKGVEEGCDSIAARAGTPKDQGVVPPALVAAAAAGAAATAGIAVVLFNLKR, from the coding sequence ATGGAGAACGGCGAGGATACGTTCGCCtcccccaccgccgccgccgcggacTTCTCCACCAACGGCGGGGACGGCACGCCCAAGCTCCACGACGCGGCGGACGAGATCGAGTCCctccgcgcggcgaagcgcgaccTGGAGGAGAAGCTCGATGCCGTGCGCCACGAGAACCAGTTCCTGTCCTCCGAGTCCCGCCGCCTTGAGGTTCTCGTGTCCCAGGCCCGCGAGgaggtcgccgccgccgagcaaggTGCTGCCACCAACGAGAGCGAGGCCGCCACGCTCCGCAGCGAGGTCGAGCGCCTCCAGGATCTCCTCGCCGCGGAGAAGGCTAGCCATGAGGAGGAGATGCGCAGGGGTGCACGGCTCGGGGACCAGCTGCAGACCGCGTACCAGGAGAAGGCCGCCCTCGAGGAGGAGATCGAGACCCTGAAGGGTTCCGCCACTGCCGAGGGCAAGGGCGTGGAAGAGGGATGTGATTCTATTGCTGCCAGGGCCGGGACGCCTAAGGATCAGGGCGTGGTGCCTCCCGCACTGGTGGCTGCCGCGGCTGCTGGAGCAGCTGCCACGGCTGGCATCGCAGTGGTCTTGTTCAACCTCAAGAGGTAA
- the LOC103635288 gene encoding programmed cell death protein 5, which translates to MADPELEAIRKRRMEELMAKHGGGGANQQNASQQKAQEDAKQEAEERRQMMLAQILSSEARERISRIALVKPDKARGVEDVLLRAAQTGGISEKVSEERLISLLEQINTHTSKQTKVTIQRRRSVLDDDD; encoded by the exons ATG GCTGACCCAGAATTGGAAGCTATCAGGAAGAGAAGGATGGAAGAACTAATGGCAAAACACGGTGGCGGTGGG GCAAATCAACAAAatgcaagccaacaaaaagctcaGGAAGACGCGAAACA GGAAGCTGAGGAACGCCGACAGATGATGCTTGCTCAGATATTATCTTCTGAAGCCAGAGAAAGGA TCTCCCGCATAGCTTTGGTCAAACCTGACAAAGCAAGAGGGGTGGAGGATGTTCTGCTGAGAGCTGCTCAAACTGGTGGAATATCTGAAAAG GTGTCCGAAGAAAGACTTATCTCCCTTCTAGAGCAAATTAACACCCACACAAGCAAGCAAACCAAAGTTACG ATTCAGAGGCGTCGAAGTGTCCTTGACGACGACGATTAG